CAAGCAGTGGATAAGACCATATCATTCCCTGAAGGAAAACCATCTTTAGCCTCACTCCATTTAGCGACAGTAAATATGTTTCAAATGGATAATCAACATATTAAATCGGCCTTAGACCATTTTAGCGAAGGCCTGAATTCTGCCAATTACCAAACCATGATTCAAGATCAATTATTAAGACTCCAAACCCACCCTGATCAACAAATTTGGCGGCAAGCTTTTGAGATACTCATGCCCCATATTAGTGGAAAAATGTTCATCAACCTCTACCGTCAATCCTTTCATTGTGGCCAATCCGATGCAATGGCTTCGGTTGATTCGTCCGTGATTAAAAAGCAGCATTTAAAATCTATATTAGAATGTTTAACAGAATTGAGGGAATCTCATAAAATTGCTAAAAAAGATGAACCTTTGACCGTTGGGCTGATCAATTTGATCACAGACTTGGGTATTAAAAATCCCCAGTTTTTCATTCAAGTCCGTGGAGAGCTTACCCTTTGGGTTCTCGTTTCTCAGAAACAAAACCCAGCAGAATTGGCACGGGTAAATCGAACCATATTATTAGATGGGTTCAGAAAATGGATTAATAGTGGTCAATCAGAAGCTGATTTTGACTGGGGCCCAATTCTTCAATTTGACCAAAATATTGCCAAAAGACTCAAGGGAAAGATAGAAAAAATCTTCAGAGAAACAACCTTAATTCGAGAATCCACATTTATTTTTTCAAAAGGCAGGCAAATCCAATTTGAAGACATAGCTACTGAAGGAATCTGGATTTCATTATTGGGAAAAGGACAAGGTAAACATGTGGCTCGGGTATTGATCCAATTGAAAGATGGTAAAGCTTATAATTTTGTCATAAACATAAATGATAACCTTGAATTTGTTCGATTTAAGATGGAAACCAATTGGCTAATTTCCATGGGTTCCTCAATCCATAAGCAGAAACTAGTAGAAGATTTCGGCGCATTTTGGCCGGAACACCAAGTGTATACGGAGGAATATATCCCCGGTGAAACTGTGCTGCAGTATTTGGATCGGAAGCAGGACGAAATATCTTCCGGTACCTATCCTGACCGATGGCAAATGCGTTGGCTGCACTTCATCTGGAATGGGGTTGCTGCTTACCTCGAATTTTGGAAGCGTACTGGTTGTACACGAATGATTGCTGACGCTTCCCCTAAAAATGTAATTATTCCCGAATTCGATTATTATGTAGGTACACGCCTCGTTTCTATTACAGGACGGGAAAATATCACTGCCATAAAAGACGTTCTAATATCTCTTTATGAGAACTTTATAATAAAAACTGAAGAGCGTTTCCCCGGTTTGAAAAAAATGGCAGATTGGGAAATTCTATTTACAGTCACATTAGAGATATTTGGTACAGAAGATGGTTCAAAAATATTGCGATCAATTAAAATATCAGGTAATGATTATGGTCTGTCCCCTATCCGCGTAAAACAGTTCCTAGATGAAGTTGAATCCACCGGATTGTTGCGAAAACAGATTGTTTTTGCTTCTCTTCGGTACCAACGCTGGTTGGACCTGAATCCGGCCGCAACACACAAAGCGCGGGGTATTATTATCCAGGATCTTTACAAGGATTACAAACTTCAATCCTTGATCGAGCGCTACCCAGAAACGCGGATTAGATTTTTCCTCATGACTGCATTCAGAGATGCCAACCCCGAATTAATAAATCGATTGAACCAAATTATGATTCAGATGCGGGGCGGTTCAATCTCGGAGGAAAGCCTTGAAACAAATCTACACTTGATCCACGACGAAATTGAATTGACAGAAGCGGAAAAATATTTTCTCACCCGCCTTGTTTTTGAACATGTGGATGCGGTTGATTATGCTGAACTTATTACCCGAGATGTGGGCAAAAAAGGCCGGTTGGATTTGGTCGTTCTTATTGAAAATAAAGATAGCCAATCCTTTAAAATTCGTCCCCCATACCACCCAAAAGAAGTGGCCCGGTTTCACCGATTACTATTAGAAGCAAAACTGGAGGTGCAATTTGAATCTCGCCACGAATTTCTATTGGTAATGGATAAAAAAGGTCACCTCGCTGGTGGTGTTTTCTGGAAAAATACAGGACCGGGAATTGCCCATTTAGAAAAGATTGTTATTGCTCCCCATTATCGAAATAGTTATTTGAGTATCCGATTGGCAGAAGAATTATTTAATCGTTTAAGACTGAAAAAGTTTGAATTCCTTACCGTGGGATTTTTTCAATCGGGACTATTCTATAAGTTAGGTTTTGAGATTGATCAGAAGTTTAGTGGACTAGTCAAAAGGTTGTAATTATGAGGTGGATTGGCCATGTTAATCCAAGTATCAACAAAGTCGATTCAATCCAAATTTAGTTTAATATAACATTAAGTAAATTACCACTCCCGTCACAGAAACGTAGAACCAAAGGGGTAGTGTAATCTTGGCAATCTTGCGGTGTTTGCCAATATTGTCCGTCCATCCACGGTAAAGAGTGACCAAAGCCAACGGAATGATTATAGAAGCCAAGACAATATGGGTCAATAAAATGAATAAATATATTTCTGTGAATTCACCCATGTATATTTTTGGCCCAGCTTTAAACCAATGGTAAATCAAATAACTGACCAAAAATGCACCGGAAGTTCCAAATGCAGATAACATAACATTTTTATGCTGTTGGCGTTTTTTCTGGCGAATGAGAATATACCCAACAATCAAAAGGATAGTTGTAATGCCATTCAAAGAAGCATTCACTAAAGGAAGCCCAGAAACATCCAGCGTACCTTCTATCCCTTCAGGGCGTGGACCTAAAATTAAAAATGCAACTGCGCCAGAGATAACTATCGATACAATGTAAATAATCCGTAGCCAAAAATTATCCCGATTGACCATTAATATTCTTCCAATAAAATGTTAATATCTTTTTTCAACTTGGTCATTTCTTCCGTTATCATTCCGCTATAATATCCCCGAATCTGGCCTTTTTTATCTACAAGGGCAAACTTTTCGCTGTGAAAAATAATATCTTCGTAATCACCGATTTTAAATCCTTCTAAAATGATTTCCTTCACAGATTCCTCCGGGCCAGTGAGAAAATGCCATCGATCCGTATTGGCATCATAACGAGAAGCATATTCCGATAACACTTCCGGCGTGTCATATTCAGGATAGACCGAAATAGAAACAATACGAACATTATCATTATTTTTGAATTCTTTATGGACGATGTTCATGTTACCCGTCATCACAGGGCAAGCCATGGTGCAGGTAGTAAAAATAAAATCTGCTACCCATACTTTTCCGTCAAGTTTACTTCGATTAAACTCGTTGCCTTGACTATCAGTAAAACTGAATTCAGGAATCGATCCAATCATGGGAAGATCAATTGTTGGTTTTCCATCCTTCATAAAGTAGGTAACTGCCAAAATGACCGCCACAATTCCATAAATAATAAGTCGTGTTTTTTGAGTCATGTTCAAATTCCTAAAT
The DNA window shown above is from Candidatus Neomarinimicrobiota bacterium and carries:
- a CDS encoding AMP-binding protein; protein product: NFNVYSLIKQRILRYGDKPLFQIISENNIISHSYNDVWEIIQSVGSFFHSNLNGNDTVGILTPNNINGVLIDLACLAYGIRVVPIPINLSPDHLDYVLNHAEITHLFTGSDRARELLAEAKQSSSELNAIQIDDVTEWNDFLTKCHQSKIVNPKSINQQSLATVMYTSGTTDNPKGIIFNQENIISKRFARALALPEIGPEDGFLCYLPLYHTFGRWFEMMGAIFWGSTDTFTESTSFKTLLRDFKTAQPSVFISIPKRWIQIQEQVAATIPIEKSEDEEIAKVTQSITGGKLKWGLSAAGYLDPDIFKFFHQNGINLLSGYGMTEATGGITMTPPNDYMTDSVGKTLPGIELKLGNDDELLMRGPYVSSGYYKDAIEGSHKNGWFHSGDIFKEKKGHYFIVDRKKEIYKNSRGQTISPQKIENLFQDFEAIRSVFLVGDGKEFNTILLYPDPENDAVDLSTMTPLEIRTYFSSLVFSVNSFLPPYERIVNYAIIPRDFDHDHDELTPKNTFKRKNVLKHFADIIHPMYEKNYISLIQGDYEIQIPNWLLREKRLTRGDIRWDGKSIREYELADGLVLKWTKSALTIGDYVYHTTDTTISFEKLLRDPTLWLGNSTLIDFFGEVGFRVISFEPYHSLSVNHLKLPFNQKNQAVDKTISFPEGKPSLASLHLATVNMFQMDNQHIKSALDHFSEGLNSANYQTMIQDQLLRLQTHPDQQIWRQAFEILMPHISGKMFINLYRQSFHCGQSDAMASVDSSVIKKQHLKSILECLTELRESHKIAKKDEPLTVGLINLITDLGIKNPQFFIQVRGELTLWVLVSQKQNPAELARVNRTILLDGFRKWINSGQSEADFDWGPILQFDQNIAKRLKGKIEKIFRETTLIRESTFIFSKGRQIQFEDIATEGIWISLLGKGQGKHVARVLIQLKDGKAYNFVININDNLEFVRFKMETNWLISMGSSIHKQKLVEDFGAFWPEHQVYTEEYIPGETVLQYLDRKQDEISSGTYPDRWQMRWLHFIWNGVAAYLEFWKRTGCTRMIADASPKNVIIPEFDYYVGTRLVSITGRENITAIKDVLISLYENFIIKTEERFPGLKKMADWEILFTVTLEIFGTEDGSKILRSIKISGNDYGLSPIRVKQFLDEVESTGLLRKQIVFASLRYQRWLDLNPAATHKARGIIIQDLYKDYKLQSLIERYPETRIRFFLMTAFRDANPELINRLNQIMIQMRGGSISEESLETNLHLIHDEIELTEAEKYFLTRLVFEHVDAVDYAELITRDVGKKGRLDLVVLIENKDSQSFKIRPPYHPKEVARFHRLLLEAKLEVQFESRHEFLLVMDKKGHLAGGVFWKNTGPGIAHLEKIVIAPHYRNSYLSIRLAEELFNRLRLKKFEFLTVGFFQSGLFYKLGFEIDQKFSGLVKRL
- a CDS encoding DUF420 domain-containing protein encodes the protein MVNRDNFWLRIIYIVSIVISGAVAFLILGPRPEGIEGTLDVSGLPLVNASLNGITTILLIVGYILIRQKKRQQHKNVMLSAFGTSGAFLVSYLIYHWFKAGPKIYMGEFTEIYLFILLTHIVLASIIIPLALVTLYRGWTDNIGKHRKIAKITLPLWFYVSVTGVVIYLMLY
- a CDS encoding SCO family protein, encoding MTQKTRLIIYGIVAVILAVTYFMKDGKPTIDLPMIGSIPEFSFTDSQGNEFNRSKLDGKVWVADFIFTTCTMACPVMTGNMNIVHKEFKNNDNVRIVSISVYPEYDTPEVLSEYASRYDANTDRWHFLTGPEESVKEIILEGFKIGDYEDIIFHSEKFALVDKKGQIRGYYSGMITEEMTKLKKDINILLEEY